One window from the genome of Chrysemys picta bellii isolate R12L10 chromosome 15, ASM1138683v2, whole genome shotgun sequence encodes:
- the LOC101944799 gene encoding solute carrier family 2, facilitated glucose transporter member 11-like isoform X3, with translation MGSFFSDLYIKNFINDTWQERYHSDIDEQTLTLLWSFIVSTFSIGGFLGAISSRYLSAKYGKKKCLTFNNLLLIAAAFFWGFSKMAKSFEMILIGRFLCGFNSGLGCCLHGQYLGEISPKKLRGFTSATLSLFANMGKCLGQIAGLSELLGTESLWPLLMAISGIAASVQLVTLPFFPESPPYLLVQKGDMEGCQEALKQLWGEGNHQEAIDDMVKEQATTKKMKPMNVLELLKDRSLRCQLCLLIVIGVTVQLSGINAIYFYAFDVFRTAGFTQDRIPYISLGAGTCEFCAAIICSFIIDKFGRRMLLLWGYGLMALILMLLTTTLSLQHQFFWMPYCSLALIFLFIIIFATGPGGASFPVMIELFTQSSRSSALAISMSLHWVGLYMIGMIFPYVVKSLGTFCFLIFMGFISISWILIYRFLPETKGKSVMAIKEEFKHLNFRKKFQAMRENPSDKYTSCTKL, from the exons TACATCAAGAACTTCATCAATGACACCTGGCAAGAGCGATACCACTCTGACATCGATGAGCAGACCCTCACGTTACTGTGGTCTTTCATTGTCTCTACCTTTAGCATTGGGGGATTCTTGGGAGCCATCAGCTCAAGATACCTGTCTGCAAAATATGGAAA AAAGAAATGTCTAACGTTCAATAATCTGCTTCTGATAGCAGCTGCATTTTTCTGGGGGTTCAGTAAGATGGCAAAGTCCTTTGAGATGATTTTGATTGGACGTTTCCTTTGTGGTTTTAATTCAG GTTTGGGCTGCTGTTTACATGGCCAGTATTTGGGAGAAATTTCCCCTAAGAAGCTGCGTGGATTTACAAGtgccactctctctctttttgcaaaCATGGGGAAATGCTTAGGACAAATTGCAGGACTAAG TGAACTTTTAGGAACTGAATCCTTGTGGCCTTTACTGATGGCTATCAGTGGAATCGCAGCATCAGTGCAGCTGGTCACTCTCCCATTCTTCCCTGAGTCTCCACCCTACCTCCTGGTGCAAAAGGGAGATATGGAAGGCTGCCAGGAAG CTTTGAAGCAGCTTTGGGGTGAAGGGAATCATCAAGAAGCAATTGATGATATGGTGAAGGAGCAGGCTACAACGAAAAAAATGAAACCCATGAATGTCCTGGAACTCCTAAAAGACCGATCCTTGCGATGTCAGTTGTGTTTATTGATCGTCATTGGTGTTACCGTACAGCTTAGTGGTATCAATGCA ATCTATTTCTACGCCTTTGACGTGTTCCGTACAGCCGGATTTACTCAAGATCGTATCCCCTACATATCTCTGGGAGCTGGGACCTGTGAGTTCTGCGCCGCTATAATATGT AGCTTCATCATTGATAAGTTTGGCAGAAGGATGCTGCTGTTGTGGGGATATGGACTGATGGCTTTGATACTCATGCTCCTCACAACAACTCTCTCCCTACAG CATCAGTTCTTCTGGATGCCCTACTGCAGTCTTGCTCTGATTTTCCTGTTCATTATCATCTTTGCAACTGGACCAG GTGGAGCTTCATTCCCAGTCATGATTGAACTCTTCACCCAGTCATCCAGATCATCTGCATTAGCGATCTCCATGTCTCTACACTGGGTAGGACTCTATATGATCGGGATGATTTTCCCATACGTAGTG AAAAGCCTCGGTACCTTCTGCTTCCTCATTTTTATGGGCTTCATTTCGATCTCATGGATTCTCATCTACAGGTTCCTTCCAGAAACAAAAGGCAAATCAGTCATGGCAATCAAAGAGGAATTCAAGCATTTAAATTTCAGGAAGAAATTTCAGGCCATGAGAGAGAATCCCTCTGACAAATATACCTCATGTACCAAGTTATGA
- the LOC101944799 gene encoding solute carrier family 2, facilitated glucose transporter member 11-like isoform X1: MGSFFSDLVQYRKLFLMIFVLGIGGAFSYGFQVSMISYPSMYIKNFINDTWQERYHSDIDEQTLTLLWSFIVSTFSIGGFLGAISSRYLSAKYGKKKCLTFNNLLLIAAAFFWGFSKMAKSFEMILIGRFLCGFNSGLGCCLHGQYLGEISPKKLRGFTSATLSLFANMGKCLGQIAGLSELLGTESLWPLLMAISGIAASVQLVTLPFFPESPPYLLVQKGDMEGCQEALKQLWGEGNHQEAIDDMVKEQATTKKMKPMNVLELLKDRSLRCQLCLLIVIGVTVQLSGINAIYFYAFDVFRTAGFTQDRIPYISLGAGTCEFCAAIICSFIIDKFGRRMLLLWGYGLMALILMLLTTTLSLQHQFFWMPYCSLALIFLFIIIFATGPGGASFPVMIELFTQSSRSSALAISMSLHWVGLYMIGMIFPYVVKSLGTFCFLIFMGFISISWILIYRFLPETKGKSVMAIKEEFKHLNFRKKFQAMRENPSDKYTSCTKL, from the exons TACATCAAGAACTTCATCAATGACACCTGGCAAGAGCGATACCACTCTGACATCGATGAGCAGACCCTCACGTTACTGTGGTCTTTCATTGTCTCTACCTTTAGCATTGGGGGATTCTTGGGAGCCATCAGCTCAAGATACCTGTCTGCAAAATATGGAAA AAAGAAATGTCTAACGTTCAATAATCTGCTTCTGATAGCAGCTGCATTTTTCTGGGGGTTCAGTAAGATGGCAAAGTCCTTTGAGATGATTTTGATTGGACGTTTCCTTTGTGGTTTTAATTCAG GTTTGGGCTGCTGTTTACATGGCCAGTATTTGGGAGAAATTTCCCCTAAGAAGCTGCGTGGATTTACAAGtgccactctctctctttttgcaaaCATGGGGAAATGCTTAGGACAAATTGCAGGACTAAG TGAACTTTTAGGAACTGAATCCTTGTGGCCTTTACTGATGGCTATCAGTGGAATCGCAGCATCAGTGCAGCTGGTCACTCTCCCATTCTTCCCTGAGTCTCCACCCTACCTCCTGGTGCAAAAGGGAGATATGGAAGGCTGCCAGGAAG CTTTGAAGCAGCTTTGGGGTGAAGGGAATCATCAAGAAGCAATTGATGATATGGTGAAGGAGCAGGCTACAACGAAAAAAATGAAACCCATGAATGTCCTGGAACTCCTAAAAGACCGATCCTTGCGATGTCAGTTGTGTTTATTGATCGTCATTGGTGTTACCGTACAGCTTAGTGGTATCAATGCA ATCTATTTCTACGCCTTTGACGTGTTCCGTACAGCCGGATTTACTCAAGATCGTATCCCCTACATATCTCTGGGAGCTGGGACCTGTGAGTTCTGCGCCGCTATAATATGT AGCTTCATCATTGATAAGTTTGGCAGAAGGATGCTGCTGTTGTGGGGATATGGACTGATGGCTTTGATACTCATGCTCCTCACAACAACTCTCTCCCTACAG CATCAGTTCTTCTGGATGCCCTACTGCAGTCTTGCTCTGATTTTCCTGTTCATTATCATCTTTGCAACTGGACCAG GTGGAGCTTCATTCCCAGTCATGATTGAACTCTTCACCCAGTCATCCAGATCATCTGCATTAGCGATCTCCATGTCTCTACACTGGGTAGGACTCTATATGATCGGGATGATTTTCCCATACGTAGTG AAAAGCCTCGGTACCTTCTGCTTCCTCATTTTTATGGGCTTCATTTCGATCTCATGGATTCTCATCTACAGGTTCCTTCCAGAAACAAAAGGCAAATCAGTCATGGCAATCAAAGAGGAATTCAAGCATTTAAATTTCAGGAAGAAATTTCAGGCCATGAGAGAGAATCCCTCTGACAAATATACCTCATGTACCAAGTTATGA
- the LOC101944799 gene encoding solute carrier family 2, facilitated glucose transporter member 11-like isoform X4 produces the protein MTPGKSDTTLTSMSRPSRYCGLSLSLPLALGDSWEPSAQDTCLQNMETAAFFWGFSKMAKSFEMILIGRFLCGFNSGLGCCLHGQYLGEISPKKLRGFTSATLSLFANMGKCLGQIAGLSELLGTESLWPLLMAISGIAASVQLVTLPFFPESPPYLLVQKGDMEGCQEALKQLWGEGNHQEAIDDMVKEQATTKKMKPMNVLELLKDRSLRCQLCLLIVIGVTVQLSGINAIYFYAFDVFRTAGFTQDRIPYISLGAGTCEFCAAIICSFIIDKFGRRMLLLWGYGLMALILMLLTTTLSLQHQFFWMPYCSLALIFLFIIIFATGPGGASFPVMIELFTQSSRSSALAISMSLHWVGLYMIGMIFPYVVKSLGTFCFLIFMGFISISWILIYRFLPETKGKSVMAIKEEFKHLNFRKKFQAMRENPSDKYTSCTKL, from the exons ATGACACCTGGCAAGAGCGATACCACTCTGACATCGATGAGCAGACCCTCACGTTACTGTGGTCTTTCATTGTCTCTACCTTTAGCATTGGGGGATTCTTGGGAGCCATCAGCTCAAGATACCTGTCTGCAAAATATGGAAA CAGCTGCATTTTTCTGGGGGTTCAGTAAGATGGCAAAGTCCTTTGAGATGATTTTGATTGGACGTTTCCTTTGTGGTTTTAATTCAG GTTTGGGCTGCTGTTTACATGGCCAGTATTTGGGAGAAATTTCCCCTAAGAAGCTGCGTGGATTTACAAGtgccactctctctctttttgcaaaCATGGGGAAATGCTTAGGACAAATTGCAGGACTAAG TGAACTTTTAGGAACTGAATCCTTGTGGCCTTTACTGATGGCTATCAGTGGAATCGCAGCATCAGTGCAGCTGGTCACTCTCCCATTCTTCCCTGAGTCTCCACCCTACCTCCTGGTGCAAAAGGGAGATATGGAAGGCTGCCAGGAAG CTTTGAAGCAGCTTTGGGGTGAAGGGAATCATCAAGAAGCAATTGATGATATGGTGAAGGAGCAGGCTACAACGAAAAAAATGAAACCCATGAATGTCCTGGAACTCCTAAAAGACCGATCCTTGCGATGTCAGTTGTGTTTATTGATCGTCATTGGTGTTACCGTACAGCTTAGTGGTATCAATGCA ATCTATTTCTACGCCTTTGACGTGTTCCGTACAGCCGGATTTACTCAAGATCGTATCCCCTACATATCTCTGGGAGCTGGGACCTGTGAGTTCTGCGCCGCTATAATATGT AGCTTCATCATTGATAAGTTTGGCAGAAGGATGCTGCTGTTGTGGGGATATGGACTGATGGCTTTGATACTCATGCTCCTCACAACAACTCTCTCCCTACAG CATCAGTTCTTCTGGATGCCCTACTGCAGTCTTGCTCTGATTTTCCTGTTCATTATCATCTTTGCAACTGGACCAG GTGGAGCTTCATTCCCAGTCATGATTGAACTCTTCACCCAGTCATCCAGATCATCTGCATTAGCGATCTCCATGTCTCTACACTGGGTAGGACTCTATATGATCGGGATGATTTTCCCATACGTAGTG AAAAGCCTCGGTACCTTCTGCTTCCTCATTTTTATGGGCTTCATTTCGATCTCATGGATTCTCATCTACAGGTTCCTTCCAGAAACAAAAGGCAAATCAGTCATGGCAATCAAAGAGGAATTCAAGCATTTAAATTTCAGGAAGAAATTTCAGGCCATGAGAGAGAATCCCTCTGACAAATATACCTCATGTACCAAGTTATGA
- the LOC101944799 gene encoding solute carrier family 2, facilitated glucose transporter member 11-like isoform X2 — MGSFFSDLVQYRKLFLMIFVLGIGGAFSYGFQVSMISYPSMYIKNFINDTWQERYHSDIDEQTLTLLWSFIVSTFSIGGFLGAISSRYLSAKYGKSVSTAAFFWGFSKMAKSFEMILIGRFLCGFNSGLGCCLHGQYLGEISPKKLRGFTSATLSLFANMGKCLGQIAGLSELLGTESLWPLLMAISGIAASVQLVTLPFFPESPPYLLVQKGDMEGCQEALKQLWGEGNHQEAIDDMVKEQATTKKMKPMNVLELLKDRSLRCQLCLLIVIGVTVQLSGINAIYFYAFDVFRTAGFTQDRIPYISLGAGTCEFCAAIICSFIIDKFGRRMLLLWGYGLMALILMLLTTTLSLQHQFFWMPYCSLALIFLFIIIFATGPGGASFPVMIELFTQSSRSSALAISMSLHWVGLYMIGMIFPYVVKSLGTFCFLIFMGFISISWILIYRFLPETKGKSVMAIKEEFKHLNFRKKFQAMRENPSDKYTSCTKL, encoded by the exons TACATCAAGAACTTCATCAATGACACCTGGCAAGAGCGATACCACTCTGACATCGATGAGCAGACCCTCACGTTACTGTGGTCTTTCATTGTCTCTACCTTTAGCATTGGGGGATTCTTGGGAGCCATCAGCTCAAGATACCTGTCTGCAAAATATGGAAAGTCTGTATCAA CAGCTGCATTTTTCTGGGGGTTCAGTAAGATGGCAAAGTCCTTTGAGATGATTTTGATTGGACGTTTCCTTTGTGGTTTTAATTCAG GTTTGGGCTGCTGTTTACATGGCCAGTATTTGGGAGAAATTTCCCCTAAGAAGCTGCGTGGATTTACAAGtgccactctctctctttttgcaaaCATGGGGAAATGCTTAGGACAAATTGCAGGACTAAG TGAACTTTTAGGAACTGAATCCTTGTGGCCTTTACTGATGGCTATCAGTGGAATCGCAGCATCAGTGCAGCTGGTCACTCTCCCATTCTTCCCTGAGTCTCCACCCTACCTCCTGGTGCAAAAGGGAGATATGGAAGGCTGCCAGGAAG CTTTGAAGCAGCTTTGGGGTGAAGGGAATCATCAAGAAGCAATTGATGATATGGTGAAGGAGCAGGCTACAACGAAAAAAATGAAACCCATGAATGTCCTGGAACTCCTAAAAGACCGATCCTTGCGATGTCAGTTGTGTTTATTGATCGTCATTGGTGTTACCGTACAGCTTAGTGGTATCAATGCA ATCTATTTCTACGCCTTTGACGTGTTCCGTACAGCCGGATTTACTCAAGATCGTATCCCCTACATATCTCTGGGAGCTGGGACCTGTGAGTTCTGCGCCGCTATAATATGT AGCTTCATCATTGATAAGTTTGGCAGAAGGATGCTGCTGTTGTGGGGATATGGACTGATGGCTTTGATACTCATGCTCCTCACAACAACTCTCTCCCTACAG CATCAGTTCTTCTGGATGCCCTACTGCAGTCTTGCTCTGATTTTCCTGTTCATTATCATCTTTGCAACTGGACCAG GTGGAGCTTCATTCCCAGTCATGATTGAACTCTTCACCCAGTCATCCAGATCATCTGCATTAGCGATCTCCATGTCTCTACACTGGGTAGGACTCTATATGATCGGGATGATTTTCCCATACGTAGTG AAAAGCCTCGGTACCTTCTGCTTCCTCATTTTTATGGGCTTCATTTCGATCTCATGGATTCTCATCTACAGGTTCCTTCCAGAAACAAAAGGCAAATCAGTCATGGCAATCAAAGAGGAATTCAAGCATTTAAATTTCAGGAAGAAATTTCAGGCCATGAGAGAGAATCCCTCTGACAAATATACCTCATGTACCAAGTTATGA